One genomic region from Diabrotica undecimpunctata isolate CICGRU chromosome 9, icDiaUnde3, whole genome shotgun sequence encodes:
- the LOC140451074 gene encoding uncharacterized protein codes for MATKAVHLEVATELTTSAFLEVLQRFITRRGKPSAIYSDNGSNFVGANNKLKDLSSFLKCNQSTLQTELGVNQGINWHFIPAYSPHQGGLWEAGVKSVKYHQIRIMYNRLLTFESFYIIVTQIEGILNARPLKPLSSDPNDVNVLTPAHFLIGRPINSIPYPNVEAVSKTMLSHFEQLEQCKQHFWTRYS; via the coding sequence TGACCACATCCGCAtttttagaagtattacagcgcTTTATTACTCGCCGAGGCAAACCATCTGCCATCTACAGTGATAATGGCAGTAACTTCGTTGGAGCGAACAATAAATTGAAAGAtcttagttcttttcttaaatGCAACCAATCTACTTTACAAACGGAATTGGGTGTTAATCAGGGAATCAATTGGCATTTTATACCAGCTTATTCTCCGCATCAAGGTGGACTGTGGGAGGCCGGGGTTAAAAGTGTTAAGTATCATCAAATTAGAATTATGTACAATCGTTTGCTTACTTTCGAAAGTTTTTATATAATTGTAACGCAAATTGAGGGAATTTTGAATGCTCGACCACTCAAACCTCTTTCCTCAGATCCAAACGATGTCAATGTACTTACGCCCGCACATTTCCTTATTGGTCGTCCGATAAATTCCATACCATACCCAAATGTTGAAGCTGTTTCAAAGACGATGCTGTCCCATTTTGAGCAACTTGAACAGTGTAAACAACACTTTTGGACTCGTTACTCGTGA